Proteins encoded together in one Miscanthus floridulus cultivar M001 chromosome 16, ASM1932011v1, whole genome shotgun sequence window:
- the LOC136512265 gene encoding cysteine proteinase inhibitor 3-like, which produces MTMMMPRRAVVLFAAALLAASAAGVSGFHLGGDESGLVRGVLAALRERAEAEDAARFAVAHHNKNQGAALEFTRVLKSKRQVVTGTLHDLILEAADAGKKSLYRAKVWVKPWEDFKSVVEFRLAGDSESESESSVASDDSSGQAIGKLSLEADIIQEEARLHTIENDGLSGDFTSSS; this is translated from the exons atgacgatgatgatgcctCGCCGCGCCGTCGTCCTCTTCGCCGCGGCGCTCCTCGCGGCCTCCGCCGCCGGGGTCTCCGGGTTCCACCTCGGCGGGGACGAGAGCGGCCTCGTGAGGGGCGTGCTCGCCGCGCTCCGCGAGCGGGCCGAGGCTGAGGACGCCGCGCGCTTCGCCGTCGCCCACCACAACAAGAACCAG GGTGCTGCCTTGGAGTTTACTAGGGTGCTAAAATCGAAGCGGCAGGTGGTGACCGGGACCCTGCATGACCTGATACTGGAGGCAGCTGACGCTGGAAAAAAGAGTCTGTACAGAGCAAAGGTTTGGGTGAAGCCGTGGGAGGATTTCAAGTCTGTTGTTGAGTTTCGCCTTGCTGGAGACTCTGAATCTGAATCCGAGTCTTCTGTTGCTTCTGATGATAGCTCTGGGCAAG CGATTGGCAAGCTCTCTCTTGAAGCAGACATCATACAAGAAGAGGCTCGCCTGCACACCATTGAGAATGATGGACTTTCAGGCGATTTCACATCATCATCTTAG
- the LOC136513303 gene encoding 65-kDa microtubule-associated protein 5-like, translating to MATPPPPLPPMPPRRVSCGSLLQELQELWGEIGQGEMERDRMILQLEEDCLNVYRQKVNQTRKQKADLLQELSFGEADIDKILSALGERETFPRSEKLGGTLMEQIAKIEPVLEDLRRRRDDRVNEFRAIQLQIVRLQAEISGSIDHGDPAAPMVDENDLSLKRLGELKEQLNDLQTEKECRLQKIDIHTNSIQEMCNIMSIDLKKALKDVHPSYAELGRGKPMSISNDSLDRLLEKVHALNHEKKQRLRKLQDLGSTLIELWNLMDTPTDEQRSFDHVTSLIKVSPNTVMPPGCLAHKLIEKVETEVKRLTHLKASKMKELVFKKMTDLEEIFRSVHMDINSDTERRTLSDLIDSGRADLSELLTRMDIRIAEAKEHALSRKDILEKVEKWTSASEEETWLDEYERDQNRYNAGRGAHINLKRAEKARTLVNKLPSLVENLTAKIKAWEKEKGIPFMFNKVRLLDCLEEYTCTRQQKEEEKRRSRELKKLPSTEQGAKFVTKPSPIRPLSARKPLGSSNVNNIGGTPTGRRVSTPMSRKCRPSSGRVQEAVKTAVAPANYVALPKDCSGNSSL from the exons ATGGCGactcctccgccgccgctcccGCCCATGCCGCCGAGGCGCGTCTCCTGCGGCTCCCTTCTACAGGAACTACAG GAACTATGGGGAGAAATTGGTCAGGGTGAAATGGAAAGAGATAGGATGATACTGCAACTGGAGGAGGATTGTCTCAATGTTTACAGGCAAAAAGTGAATCAGACTAGGAAGCAGAAGGCAGACCTGCTTCAAGAGCTGTCCTTTGGCGAAGCTGATATAGATAAGATCCTTTCTGCTCTTGGAGAGAGAGAAACCTTTCCCAGG TCAGAGAAGCTCGGGGGCACGTTAATGGAACAAATTGCTAAGATAGAGCCAGTGCTGGAAGATTTGAGGCGCAGGAGGGATGACAGAGTAAATGAGTTCAGGGCTATTCAGTTACAGATAGTTCGATTACAAGCAGAAATTTCAGGATCCATTGATCATGGGGATCCCGCTGCTCCTATGGTAGATGAGAATGATCTATCCTTGAAGAGATTAGGGGAATTGAAGGAGCAACTTAATGATCTTCAGACAGAAAAG gAATGCAGGCTGCAAAAAATTGACATCCACACTAACAGTATTCAGGAAATGTGCAACATTATGTCTATTGATCTCAAAAAGGCACTAAAGGATGTTCATCCCAGTTATGCTGAGCTGGGAAGAGGCAAGCCCATGAGCATTAGCAACGATTCACTTGATAGACTCTTGGAAAAAGTTCACGCGTTAAATcatgaaaagaaacaaaggcTTCGGAAG CTCCAAGATCTTGGCAGCACACTCATTGAGTTATGGAACCTCATGGACACACCAACTGATGAACAAAGAAGTTTTGACCATGTGACTTCTCTTATTAAAGTCTCACCAAATACAGTGATGCCCCCAGGGTGCCTTGCACATAAGCTTATTGAGAAG GTAGAGACTGAGGTTAAGAGACTGACTCATTTGAAAGCCAGCAAAATGAAAGAGCTAGTCTTCAAGAAAATGACTGATCTTGAGGAAATCTTTAGAAGTGTTCACATGGATATTAATAGTGACACAGAGCGGCGAACCCTCAGTGATCTCATTGATTCTG GTAGAGCAGATCTTTCAGAGTTGCTGACAAGAATGGATATTCGAATTGCGGAGGCAAAAGAACATGCATTAAGTAGAAAGGATATTCTAGAAAAGGTGGAGAAGTGGACATCAGCATCTGAAGAGGAGACCTGGCTTGATGAATACGAGAGG GATCAAAACCGCTATAATGCTGGCCGAGGAGCTCACATAAATCTCAAGCGTGCGGAGAAAGCTAGGACATTGGTCAACAAACTTCCAT CTCTTGTGGAGAACTTGACTGCTAAAATTAAAGCTTGGGAAAAGGAGAAGGGTATTCCATTTATGTTTAACAAG GTGAGGCTGTTGGATTGTTTAGAAGAATACACCTGTACAAGACAGCAAAAAGAAGAGGAAAAGCGTCGATCAAGG GAATTGAAGAAACTGCCAAGTACAGAGCAAGGTGCCAAGTTTGTTACGAAACCAAGCCCTATCCGTCCTCTTTCTGCAAGGAAGCCTCTTGGGAGCTCTAATGTCAATAATATTGGTGGAACTCCGACCGGCCGCCGTGTTTCTACCCCTATGTCACGGAAGTGTAGGCCATCTTCTGGAAGGGTGCAGGAAGCTGTGAAGACTGCTGTGGCACCAGCAAACTATGTTGCCCTTCCCAAGGACTGCTCAGGCAATTCTTCCCTTTGA
- the LOC136510864 gene encoding uncharacterized protein, whose amino-acid sequence MATYCQEVHQLEDKFDGLELNHIPRHLNEAADALAKVASGREPVPMGVFTSKWHKPSVRYEGLEQGGNGLSNLGLGANQPSAPSGPEVMELEEDLAIEPDPLVDWRTLYLDYLLYDVLPTDKTEARWLAHCAKSFVLVVGKLYKRSHIGIL is encoded by the coding sequence ATGGccacatactgccaagaagtccaccagttggaggacaagttcgacggccttgagctcaatcacatcccaaggcacctcaacgaggcggccgacgcacTTGCGAAAGTAGCATCtggtcgagagccggtgccaatgggcgTCTTCACCAGCAAGTGGCACAAGCCCTCGGTTCGCTATGAGGGGTTGGAACAAGGCGGTAATGGTCTGTCCAATCTAGGCCTGGGGGCTAACCAACCGTCGGCTCCATCTggccctgaagtcatggagcttgaagaggacctagcgatagagcccgaccctttggtcgactggaggacgctctacctcgactacctacTCTATGACGTGCTACCGACAGACAAGacagaggctcgatggctcgcacattgcgccaagtcctttgttcttgtggtgggcaaactctacaagcgaagccacatcgggatcctgTAG